The following proteins are co-located in the Billgrantia tianxiuensis genome:
- a CDS encoding DUF411 domain-containing protein, translating to MKILPVNRKTTKVTALSLLAGGALALYLALTPGASTQAGSVVEMYQDPNCGCCTDWAEHLREAGFEVRQHKTRDMRSVKIEHGVAPELASCHTALIEGYVIEGHVPAADIKRLLDERPDVVGLTVPGMPHGSPGMETGRYDDYAVLTWRHEDRTPAVFSEYTHD from the coding sequence ATGAAGATCCTACCCGTAAACCGAAAGACCACAAAGGTAACGGCGCTGTCGCTGCTGGCCGGTGGTGCACTGGCCCTTTACCTTGCCCTGACCCCGGGTGCCAGTACCCAAGCCGGTTCGGTGGTCGAGATGTACCAGGACCCGAACTGCGGTTGCTGCACGGATTGGGCCGAACACCTCCGGGAGGCAGGCTTCGAGGTACGCCAGCACAAGACCCGCGACATGCGTTCGGTGAAGATCGAACACGGCGTCGCTCCCGAGCTGGCTTCCTGCCATACGGCGCTGATCGAGGGCTATGTGATCGAGGGCCACGTGCCGGCCGCCGACATCAAGCGTCTGCTTGATGAGCGGCCCGACGTGGTAGGACTGACGGTGCCAGGCATGCCCCATGGATCACCAGGCATGGAGACGGGGCGCTACGACGATTACGCCGTGCTGACCTGGCGGCATGAGGACCGGACGCCGGCCGTCTTCAGCGAGTATACTCACGATTGA
- a CDS encoding DNA-3-methyladenine glycosylase I → MSHYCDLAPGHPWHGPYHDDEYGFPVADDTALFERLVLEINQAGLSWLTVLKKREAFRRAFDRFDIDRVAAFGETDRTRLLGDAGIIRNRLKVEAVIHNAGVIQTLRDTHGSFAGWLDHHHPLTKDEWVKLFRRTFRFTGPEIVGEFLMSTGYLPGAHRDDCPVHQRILSLGPAWNGA, encoded by the coding sequence ATGTCACACTATTGTGATCTGGCACCGGGGCACCCGTGGCATGGCCCCTACCATGACGATGAATACGGTTTTCCCGTCGCAGACGACACGGCGCTGTTCGAACGTCTGGTGCTGGAGATCAACCAGGCCGGCTTGTCATGGCTGACCGTGCTCAAGAAGCGCGAAGCATTCCGGCGTGCCTTTGACCGTTTCGACATCGATAGAGTTGCCGCTTTCGGCGAAACCGATCGCACGCGTCTGCTCGGCGATGCCGGCATCATTCGCAACCGTCTCAAGGTGGAGGCTGTCATTCACAATGCGGGAGTGATTCAAACCCTGCGCGACACGCATGGCAGCTTTGCCGGCTGGCTCGACCATCATCACCCGCTGACGAAGGACGAATGGGTCAAGCTGTTCCGCCGCACCTTTCGCTTCACCGGCCCGGAGATCGTCGGCGAGTTCCTCATGAGCACCGGCTACCTGCCCGGTGCCCATCGTGACGATTGTCCCGTTCATCAGCGCATCCTCTCCCTCGGCCCAGCCTGGAACGGAGCCTAA
- a CDS encoding metal-dependent hydrolase — MDTLTQAALGAAVGGTVLGRRLGRKAVLIGAVLGTLPDLDVFLDYGDAVANITEHRGFTHSLFVLTGLGTLLALLARRFAPARDISLGRWWVYFVLCLVTHPLLDVLTTYGTQIWWPLDVRPSAWPVVFIIDPLYTLPLLVGIGIALIGGNGFRGPAWGLSLSCAYLLFAMLAKGVVEHRLTPVLAERGLEEATRLVQPTPFNTLLWRVTIIDGDRHHETLVGLLDGGTPPMVETFRRGAELEPAALALEKGQRLDWFAGPFLRYEVREWEGRATLIATDLRLGFPGFYAFSYALAIREEETWQPLQVTEMVAPDSRADLDALGQLGARILDAQATLCTSGFVAERWVEDTPEAC; from the coding sequence ATGGATACCCTGACACAGGCCGCACTGGGCGCGGCGGTAGGAGGAACCGTCCTGGGCCGACGGCTGGGGCGCAAGGCGGTGCTGATTGGCGCGGTTCTGGGCACCCTGCCCGACCTCGACGTCTTCCTCGACTATGGCGATGCGGTGGCCAACATCACCGAACATCGCGGTTTCACTCACTCCCTGTTCGTGCTAACCGGCCTCGGCACGCTGCTGGCGTTGCTCGCCAGACGCTTCGCCCCAGCCCGCGATATTTCCCTGGGTCGCTGGTGGGTCTACTTCGTGCTGTGCCTGGTGACCCATCCACTGCTCGACGTGCTGACCACCTACGGCACCCAGATCTGGTGGCCACTCGATGTACGCCCCAGCGCCTGGCCAGTGGTCTTCATCATCGACCCGCTCTACACCCTGCCGCTGCTGGTAGGCATCGGCATCGCGCTGATCGGCGGCAACGGCTTTCGTGGCCCCGCCTGGGGGCTGTCGCTCTCCTGCGCCTACCTGCTCTTCGCCATGCTCGCCAAGGGCGTGGTAGAGCATCGACTGACGCCGGTGCTCGCCGAGCGTGGCCTCGAGGAGGCAACGCGGCTGGTACAACCCACTCCGTTCAATACGCTGCTGTGGCGGGTGACGATCATCGATGGCGACCGTCATCACGAAACCCTGGTTGGCCTGCTGGATGGCGGTACGCCGCCAATGGTGGAGACCTTTCGCCGCGGCGCCGAGCTCGAGCCGGCCGCCCTGGCGCTCGAAAAGGGCCAGCGGCTGGATTGGTTTGCCGGCCCCTTCCTGCGCTACGAGGTGCGCGAGTGGGAGGGCCGGGCGACCCTGATCGCCACCGACCTGCGCCTGGGCTTCCCGGGCTTCTATGCCTTCAGCTACGCCTTGGCGATACGCGAGGAGGAGACATGGCAGCCACTGCAAGTCACCGAGATGGTAGCTCCCGATTCACGCGCGGATCTGGATGCCCTGGGTCAGCTAGGAGCACGGATTCTCGACGCGCAAGCCACTCTGTGCACGAGTGGCTTCGTCGCCGAACGCTGGGTCGAAGACACTCCCGAGGCCTGCTGA